One genomic segment of Bacteroidales bacterium includes these proteins:
- a CDS encoding RagB/SusD family nutrient uptake outer membrane protein, whose product YAEILLSYAEALNQLGSESFTIDVDGESQTFSRDINEIKWAYNQVRYRAGLPGLTDADLADANEVLKKIKRERMVEFLFENRRYFDVRRWGDYEASEGETIIGMNTAAGKDAYYQRVVPGSSRIARRIVDRKMIFVPIPKIEMKRLPSFDQNPGW is encoded by the coding sequence TATGCAGAAATTCTGCTCTCTTATGCCGAAGCATTGAATCAGTTGGGTAGTGAAAGTTTTACTATCGATGTGGATGGAGAATCGCAAACCTTTAGCCGGGATATTAACGAAATCAAATGGGCTTACAATCAGGTGCGTTACCGTGCCGGATTACCGGGCCTGACGGATGCCGATCTGGCTGATGCCAACGAGGTGTTGAAAAAGATCAAGCGGGAACGCATGGTGGAATTCCTGTTTGAGAACCGGCGTTATTTTGATGTACGCCGCTGGGGTGATTATGAAGCTTCGGAAGGCGAAACCATTATAGGGATGAATACGGCAGCCGGAAAGGATGCCTATTACCAGCGTGTTGTACCGGGAAGTTCCCGTATAGCCCGGCGGATTGTTGACAGGAAGATGATTTTCGTACCGATACCCAAAATAGAGATGAAACGTCTTCCGTCTTTTGATCAGAATCCCGGATGGTAA